The nucleotide sequence CTTCTTTTTCACGACTGTGTGTCCGTTTACACGGCGCAAGAGCCAAAGCGAGTCGAGCGTGGATCGGATCGACTTTCACCGCTATAtagtcgtcgccgtcgtcgttcTCGGCTCTGTGTGCGCTGTATATGTGGACTCCAGAACGAAATTCCCAAAGACATTGCACAACTGCGCGCGACCATCGCCGACGACGGTTTTTGTAATTGTGATCCCAATACGGGGCCGAGAGTTTGCGAACTTGTTGGCCAAGTGAGCGATGTGTGATTGGATTTGGCGATGATACTGTCAGGGTCATTGGAACGTTTGCATTTACTATTTACGGTAAAAAAATCGCGTGTAATCGAGCTGTGCCAATAATTACCCCGCGTTTTCTACCGAAGGATGTGCAATTACAGCTCGAGCTCGTAAACGCTGATTCAATAATATATGCAGATAGGTTAATCACCGCCTCGATCAACCACACTGTTGCGCAAATACGAGAAGCAATAAACTTTATAATCATTTACATAATGCCCAGATCGAAATGTTCTCGAACCTTTGATTTACGTACAATCTCCCCAAATCGATATTCGATTGTGTAAGAGGCTTCGCAGCGAAAAAAGTACTTCATTCTCAGGCAGGCGTGAAAAATCGAGCTAATCGAACCCCGAGAAGAATGGAGCATTAGGAAACCAACGATCCAGACGAGTACCCAGCATAGCTTTCAAATTTTCGCGCCACCGCCGACGTAAAATTTTATcgtcctcccccccccccccccccccacccgaTATTGTGCAGCAACAGTTCCTCGttttaatttgcaaaaaagctcgagaaaCGCGCGAATAAAAGCACAAAGAGCCAAAGGCGCGAACTTGTGCTCTCGACGACCGTTGAACTTTCTCTTGGCCTTAAAAGCCGGAGAAGCAGGAGAAGAAAGTGCATCGCCCTGTACTTCGAAAGAGCCGAGATTAACCGAAGCCGAGACCGATATATCGTGTTTCGCACACCGAGAGCTAAGCGATAGGGCTATCCGgtaaagtttgaaattttacttttacttcgCGCGACACTTTCGAAGATCGCGACGACTTATTTCGAGGTTTAATCGCGGGTGTATAGGATTTTGGAAAGTGATTTTTTCGAGAACGAGGAAAAAGAATTGGAGTTTTTTGAATATGTTGTAACAAGGCTGGATTGGTAGAAATAAAGGAGCGTGGTTGGACTTTCGATTCGAAAGGCAAAATCGCTTTTTGGTTGTTTTAAGTGAAAGATTTGAGATAATGTAACCGACTTGCATATTACTCACGTTGTATAATTGATTGTTGTATTCTGTCGAATTAGAAGAAgttgcattttcaaaattgattgATACAAAGACATTCTTTGTAAACCAACGAACGATAAATTAAAcgcaataatttaaataaagtgCAAATCTTGTGAAAGGTTGTATTTTATACGCAGGATGTATGTAAAGTagtaatacaattttattttatattacgACTTATATTTACTTCTGATTTTTCACAAATTTGTtcatatacaaaaattaatcacACTTCctttataattattaagtACACAATTAACGATATTACATATTACctatatgtacatacaaaaTAGCTAACAATTTGATATACAATTTACTTTCCGGTTAAAATTTTTGGaatgtattttgaaaaagtattaCTTTACTTTGATAAAATAGTATGGGCCTACTATAAGATTtcgtattgaaaaaagataACGAGTATGATGCTTAAACTTTTCCTTCTGCGCATTACAATTATTGGCACTACTTTATACGTGCATTATTATAAGCTTTTAATACAACGAAAATATTGCACACATAAGCAATTCTCAtcaagaacaaaaatatccTCACCTTCTTTCTCGAAATTGTCTTAAAAGGTGCATCTATCCGAAGATTTAAACGACAAACTGATACATATGGCAATCATCCAAAAGGACCTCCTCTTAAAATTAATGCTAATTACAATGCAATACTCAACAACGTGTAAATTCTACCTTACCTAATCTGACAAACTCCTCGATATACACATCCTTTAGATATTACATACTTCACGAAACAAGCAAGACTTCTGATGATAAGGGTCAAAAAGTAGCCCGATCCCAAACTTACGTTAGAGTATAATAACGAGCTCCGTTATTACGAAGTTTGTCTCTCGGGCTGCATTTTATGCGGAggataatttttcataatcTAGCTCAGATTAACTCCGATTCACCTAAACGATAGCTCAATTTACAATTTGCAATTTTAATAGCAAAACTAGCTAAAATAAGTAAAGATTTTCTCACTCCTTGACGACTTATCGAAGCTCAATACTTATTTCTTGTTATATCTACAAGCGTTAAACACTACCAAGTCAATTTACAGTTTGGCAACAATCGATTAGTGAAAATATACTCagtattttcaaaacattCGTCTCTTCATATAACAATCgatatgaaaaagaaaaaaaaatatccatatatatatgtacattcTCTAACGAAATAATCCATCTCCTCGTCTAGCAGCGTTGTATCGATCAGAGTTTCGAATTGCCCGAGCAGCTGCACAATCTGTTCATGGAAGACGCGAGGCCGCGACACTCGAATCATCTGAGGATGACGTTGTCGAAGGTCAAGTCTCTGCTGTCCCGCTGTCCGTTAGACTTCTTGAAGGGATTCCAGGGCAGCCTCCTGGCCACGTGAGCCGTTGTCACGGAACCAGCTGGACTCGGCTGACCCGACGAGACACCGGACGAACTACTCGCTGACACGCTGCCCTTGTCGCGGTTGTTGGCTTTCACTGGTTTCTGCAAGTTAGTCTATTTTTTTAGACAAAGTATCCTTTGGGTACCAAATTCACATCGGAAGAGTTATAAGAGAAACCTACTTTCAAATAATTCCTGTCCATCGGCGTGACGAGTTTGAGGCTGATGGAGTCGCCGCACTGCTTGATCAGACGAACGACTTGCTCGTGCGATGCCCACTTGACGTCCTTGTCGCCGATGTTCACGATGAagtcgccttccttcattcCACCCAGCTAAAATGTTATAAAACTCTCGTGAATAAACGTGTCTctatattgaaaattcgatATGTTTTAGAAGCAGTTGCTTACGTCAGCCAACGAATTGTGATCGACAGCGGCAATGATGACAGGCGCGTCTCCtctgacgctgaacccgaaacCTTCTCCAGCAGGTCCGCGTTGCAGCTGGATCAACCTTGGCGCCGTCCAGTGGCGCTTAGCTGAAAATATAGCCACTGGGCCCAGGGATCGAAATAGGTCGTCGACACCGTGTTGGCCGAAATCCGGATGCGTCAAGCTCAGTTGAAATTTCGTCGCCGCTGAAAAGTAGTCATGTTTAATATTacttttattcttattttcaATGTTTGATCAAAGTAGAGTACAAGTGATGATTCTTGAATTACCTATAATATTAGGCGCGTCGAGGAGTTCCCTAAGATCGTCCTCGTCACCGGATCTGCCGTACACATCCATAGTCAAGTCCTGGGCTTTTCTCAGCACCTTGACCAGCGATTGCTTTCCCTTCAATTCCCTGCACATCCTCTGTAGCCTTTGACTCTCCTCGTGAAGTACCAGCGCCTCCCTCACGTGCGCTCGACCTGTAACGATCACAGAGCACTGATCAGTACATCTACCTCTCCAACTATAAAGTATTATACACGTTCTCATCTTGAAAAATGCTTACCCAGCAGCTGCCTGTCGTGTTCGGACTTGGGTACGGTGATATCCAACTGCGTCTTGGCGTCGGTCACCTGAATCCTCTCGAGAATGATCCTCGTCTCGGGTCTCAAATCACTCATGGGATAATCCAACAATCCGGCCGCGCAGTGTCTATGCGAGATGGCGAGGTAGTGTTCGCGTTTGACGGACACCAGGGAGATCCAAGACTCTGGCACGTAGTCGCGCACCGGCTCTCTGGATATTAGCGCGTGCACGTCGCTGTAGACCGCTGCGACCTGTTTTGAAAAAAGCGATTCGTTATACAATCTGCTAAATTTTACCATATTAAACTTACATTTATCATGTTCATTATAGACTAACATACCTGCGCTGCTTCTTGAGCGAGATCCAGCGACACGTCGATATCCCTGGAGTCCCTGGACTGAAGGTCCAGCTTCTCGAACAGACACTCCCTGGCCTGCGCCAGCATGAGCTGCACTAGCATGTCCAGCATATCCGGTCCCAGATCCATACTCGGCGCATTGGTGAAATTCTCGTGTATGTATCTGAACGTCCCAGCAGATCTGAGAAAAGCGTCGACAGCTTGGTCCAAACCTCTGGCTGTTCTCCTGTCCTGTTTCGCGGCAACTTGGGTGTACAAAGCTCCGGCGTTGAAGAGGATAGAGGCCTTTTCGAAGGCGACGGTACGCTGACAGCTCGGGACACCGGTGAGAGAGTCGTACCACTCGAAGTAGATGCCGAGGCTACGGTCAGGAGGGAAGAAACGTCGCTCGATGAAGTACAGCTGGTTATAGTAGCGAAGGAGTAGACCGATACCCGCCGCGTCTCTCGTTGGTGTCCGAGTTGCCTGAAAATCGATggtatcattatttttattttgatgcatttttttttatacgtatAAGGGTAGAATAGATTATGGTATTTACCTGTCTCGTCTCCATGAGTTCCGCGATGGCTTCTTCGTAGTTTTCTCCATCTTCACTGTAATGTTCCAAAATGAAATcctgcaaaaataaaacaacatTGTTAATCATAAATGTTCGAATAAGTATTTTACATGCTTTTAGAAGAAGCGTACGCGTGAGTCATTCGAATTCGAGCAGTAACCAAGCACTGTTAGATCGATAAGACATCAGCCCATTATTGGCTTCAAAACAGAAGACACGACATAACCTTTCAGCATCAGCAAGCGCACAGACTAATATAGAAAGAAAAAgcgtttcgaaaaaaaatgccTCGAATAACGATGGAACTGCTTCGAAAACGCTCGGAGCACAACGAAGGTGAAATTTCGACACTGGAGGAACTCTCTCTACACCAGGAGAACATCGAGAGGATCGAGCTGCTCAACCAAGCCTGTCGTAACCTCAAGATCCTCTTGCTTCAGTACAATCTCATCTCGAAGATCGAAAACCTCAACAAACTCAAGCAACTGGAGTACCTCAATTTGGCCCTGAATAATATCGAAGTCATCGAGAACTTGGAGGGACTGGAGAGCTTGAAGAAACTCGATCTGACGGTTAATTTCATCGGGGACATAAGGGGCGTGAAATGCTTGAGGTAAGATATTTTTCGCTTTAGTATAAAATAAACCTATACTAATTCAACATTACTTTTTCCAATGCAGAGACAATCAGCACCTGGAACAGCTGATCCTAAGCGGCAACCCCTGCTGCGAGTACGAGGGTTACCGGGAGTACGTAATCGCCACCCTTCCCCAAATCCGAGAACTGGATCTGCAGAAAATCGATCGTTCGGAGCGAATAAAGTCTCTCCAGTGTTACGCCGAGGCTCAGGGCGACGTCATACGCGGATACCGGAAATACGCGACGAGCAGAGAGACCCAGAAAGTCCGGTATAGAGAACGAGAGGAGAAGAGGGGAGAGGGAGACGAGGAGGGAGTGAGAATCACGGAGATCCGGGATGACGAGGAAGAGTCGGAGAAGAAtgttggtatttttttttttctttggtGAATCAGCGAGAAGTTTGATTACGTACACTTTACGTGACAATTCGAATTAACTCAATGACATTCACTCGTAGACTTCCACTACCCAGGCGGAAGAAAGTGCGACAGAGGACGCGAAATTCTGGAGCGCCCCGAGCTACCACACGCCGGAGGACCGAGTAGCCATAGCCAAAAAAGCCATggagagaagcgagagaaaCGAGAGCAAGGACGACGAGCCGAAAAAACACGTCCCGAAGCTGTTCAATCCCGAGGGAAAACCCTACAACGTGAACCAGGCGAAGGTACCGTTCCTcctcgacgacgaggacgacagGGACAACGTTATCTTGGAAGTTGGACTCTACAAGTAAGCGAGACTCGCTTTCACACATAAGAGTGCTTTATAAAGTGGCTACATTTTCAATCGTTCGTTTCAGACACTTGGACACGTCGCTAGTCGACGTCGACGTCCGGCCGGACTACGTCAGGGTGACCATCAAGGGCAAAGTCCTGCAGCTGGTCCTCCCCTGCGAAGTTGCAGTAGACAAGAGCCTGGCCCAGCGGAACGTGACCACGGGCAACCTCCTGCTAACGATGCCTCGAATCACGAAGCTCGCCAGTCTCTCGGTGCCAGCGCAAGCCAAGAGAGCCAAGGAGaagccaaagtgtgccatcaGCGTGAGGGCTACTCCAGAAGTGACGAAGAGGGAGTTCCTCGAGATAGGCCCTCCCAAAGAAGACATCGACGAGCTCCTCAGAATCGTCGGCAAGGAACCGGCCAAGGTAACGAAGAAGAAGATAGTCGAGGACTTTGTGGACGACCCGAACGTACCGCCACTGGAATAGTAGCTATATATAACACTCACTTTAAACGGATCCCTGAAGTCGATGTCCTTCGTCTCCTTGAGTCCCAGCGGTATCAGCGGCATGAACGCGTCGTCGCTGCAACAGAGAATAACAGACTCATTGCTATAAACAAGCGTTAAAAAGGTcgtcgagaggaaaaaaatcacCGAAAATACGAGACTCTGTGTCGCGAGCGCTTATACAACCGATCCCGTAAGCGCGAATTTTATCGGCTCGTAAATCTCCCGACGAGCCGATTCTTCGCCCTTTTCTCcgcagagggagagaaggagagagtcGTTTATGCGAGCGGTAAATCgcattattaccttagggaaTGTCCCGCTGCACAACATCCGACTTCCCGTTATATAGCTCTCTCGAGCGACGTATTCTTGCACGTATTCTTCGAGCGCGCGGCGATATGCTATTCGCTCGGCTTTTGTTGACGACGAGCCAGAGAGACTTTAAGGCTTTCGAGCTCCTTATTCTGGATACTATTTTATCAATTAATATACACTACGTTACGATGTAAAAGAAACTAGcgattgaataaaaaaaaatagaaaacttCCATTTCACAGCGCTTCCTTAACAACCGAAGAATCGCAAGACCGTTAGCGAGTCGCTTATCCCCGAGAAATACTCCGTTTTCGTCCCTGTCATTCCGGCGCGCATTCTATTCGATTTTGCGATCGCCTCTCGAGAAATCGTGACGCCGACATACGTACACGTAGTGAGGAAGAGATGGGGAGGTGGATACGCGGTAATTGAGGGAATTCCTGCCGATATACTCGATAAGAAAAATGCGTCGCTCTACGGAAATAATCGCGATAAATCAAAGCAGCGGCGCAGTAATTACGCGTGTGTTCGAAGGGCTGTCGCAGAGCCATTAGGCCGTTAAATCATTGTTGTAGAGAGATAATCGCGAGCGAGATAAGGATCGAGGTTTACACGTGATCGAGGAGTTGGGCGTAtctaagaagaagaagaagaagaggcggAGATCGTCGTCGTTACttatctcctttttttttttatacaggaatattataattttttcgcAACGATTTTCACCCTCTTACGCAACGACAATCGGCTCGTAAAAAGTCCATCCCATAGAAAGACAGCGAAACAAAACGCGCCGGAACACGAGAACTGCGTGTATGCACGTCCCGAGAAACTTCTCACCATCAAAGTACTGCGCACACAGCGACGAGTGAGTTTGCGTGTATAAGGTGTACGGTTAAATCCGAGAGCGTCGCACGCGATTTATGAAGCGTAGCCAAGCGTgtgcaaacacacacacacacacacacacacacgcgcgcgtatagcgACTTCCGACGTCGTATCGCGTAAAGGAGAGAAGCGCCGGCGTGAATGGAGTAGGCGGTCTAAGCAAATCTGCTTTGATGGGATTTTAAAAGCTTGTACATGGCAAAAAATCTGTATTGTTATACGCGATAATAAAAtggaaatttcaatttcaggAATCGACTATTTACACCTCGGTTCACCGACCTCGCAAGCGAATCGCGATATTCGACCGATGCGCGCGAGATCCGAGCGTcagatatacatatatatatatatatatatatatatatatatatatatacacacacttaTACACCCGCGCCGCGAAGAAAGCGGAAGGACTTTGAacccgcgcgcgagcatcgGGACGTTGCGTCACGAGAAACACTCGCCCGCGACCTTGATTCTCGTATGTACTGGTAGAGATATCGCCGCGAGTTGTATTATTATCGATTCGTCCTTATAATACCAGTGGTAAAAGATAATGGGATACAGCCGGTGAAAATATGCAAAGTATGTACAAGTGACTTTCAAAAGCTACTCGGTTGGTAGTCATCGTGGAAGAAAGCGAAAGACGAGATAGGGAATTAATCATAGCTTGTGTATTTACCTCGTGTCATTCTGGTAGAGCTCGACGGAGCTGTTCAGCTCGGCGAGCTGCTCCTTTAGAAGCTGGAGGTTCGAGTTGACAAAGCTCAGCTCGAGGGCCACCGTCTCTTTGAGCTTGCGGTTAGTCGTTGCCCtgagaaaattaattatattcgtAGATAAGCATATGCGCATTTAATGGTTAAGTGGAAATCGTATAATGTATAGGCAAAAGATTATATACTTGAAGAGGTTCTCGGCACCGGCGCGTAACCGCAGCTCCTTGTTGATCTCCTGGTTGAGTTTGCTCCGCTTGTTCTGCAGCTTTCCCCGACATGTGGCGACTCGTGGGTCCGAACCCTGCGAAACAAGgaacaatttttgttttacttCCAGTACAACACTTTCTTTCAAAAACATTATCAGGAAGTGTATTTAAAATAAGGTAACACTTTCGAAAATTAGCACGAGGGTCAAAAAACGACGAAATATAACTACACCCGGGAACAATATGATCGAGCTGTTCTCTCGGGCATAATtcgccggcgctgctgcacaCACGTGCCATTAAGATCTACGCGAGAAAGTTGACGCATGTCCTCGGGCCCGACATTGGAAAGTCGCGTTCCGCGGACTTTCGAGCGTATCAAAAATTGGCGAGTTTTTCGGgcgcaaaataaaaaaaggtcGCCGACCTCGATACCACTCACGCAGGCTGTACATTGAGTCATTACGACTCCTCTACTCTCGAATCGAAAGGGAGACACCTTTTTCGGCTGATCGATCACCGCTGCGTTTTAACGACTGGGCCTTATTACACGTTTACTTTCGGTTATATGGAGAAAAAAACGAAGCTGTGTAATTATACTCGAGCACCTGGACACCCGTGAGCGCTACTTCGGCAGCATTAATCTCGAATTGCAAAAAAACAAGGAACGCGGAGTACTAGTATATACACCGTATACACATTTCGCAAACGTTCTCCTTTTCCCGGCGCACACACGATTCCCGAATATTAACGCCTGACCGAATGGCTTAGTACACTTACATCATTacgtgcaaaaaaaaaaatatatatatgtgtgtgtacacccGGCGCGCGGACCGGTTAATCCAGCCTCGGTGCGCATATATagcgatttaaaaaaaaagccgcGTATGTATAATTAGGCGCATTGGGCCGGAACCGCGAGAGCGATACACTTTCTTATCTGGCTGGTGGGATCGAGTCGTCGGGTGGTCCTTTATTTTCGGGATGACGCGCGTGATAAGTTGGGACAGGTTTAATTAGAAGAGTGACGACGAGAACGATGAGATTATcgttattaattataattcaaaGTTTACACAGACATATAacaatatacaattatatataGGCTTTATCTTTGAATCTCGACTGTTTTTCTCAATTCCCGCAATAACGCGCGATTAAATTCCCATTTCTCATATTATTCTCTATAAACAGAGCTGCGCATAAACTTCTCACACGCATACGCATAGGAGcaactttttctctatatctGCACGCGTACGTGTATGAAAACGTTACAGCCTACTTGGCTTTATTAAAGCAAACTATATCCTTTTAATGAACTCACACGTTATATCTCGTTAGATTTACGAGAGCAGTTCTCTCGCGCTGTGTGTAAAAGTGGGTAATATGCGCATCGTAAATCGAATTTTTTAACtgtatgctctctctctctctctctctctctctcttgagacGATCGTTTAACTGTTCATACTGCATGTATCGGTAATATACGAGCCGTTTCATTGAATTCTTCGACCTGGTAATGGCGAAAATGCAGCCATTTCGATTATAtgctcttctttttcttctccttttaTATCCTCGATTATCGATATTTAGATCAACAAGAGGATGTAGATCCGGCGAACACCCGATTCCGTGGCGGGATTTATGTTTACCTCGAGATAAGATCTCCGCGGTGAACAGATGTGAAATCATTCCAACGGATTAACATACTTTGAAACTAATGCGAACCGTTAATTCGCGTATGTATATACCTACGCACAGGCGTGGTTTAATTTAATCAACGAATTTTGTTCTCGGACGTGTAAAATCGATAAGGAATCGGTGTCGAATTGTATCCAGAGTTTACAGCAGCCTAGAAAACGGGACGAAATTGAGCCATTATCACAGCTTCCCACAGGCACCCCTACGATGTCTACCCGTAACTGTTCCGCCAACAGTCGGCCTGTGCTTATTCTTACGAAGATTAGTAGGCTCAGAGCAGCCGAGCTACCGTTGCACAGAAACTTCGCGATCGATAGTCGCTAATAACAAAACCAGCGAGTACAGGTATAAGTAGAGTGTGCCTCTGCGTACACACAACGTCGAGGCTCGGGGAAACGGTATAGATCGATTGCGCTTACGGTTTTGCATGAGTTACCCACCAGCGGACGCCTCTATACGGTTTCTTCttatcttattattattatcgtatACCACCATATAGATACGACGCGGTTATTATTGTAAAGCCGCGTATTGCGAGGATAATCGTTAGGAAAGCTGTCTCCGGAAACGAATCGCCCGCGTCCACAATAAGCTATTATTATACTGCGATGACTCGAGGAGACGATAACTTTCGATTCTTCGATAACGACGATCTAATAACCATCAATTACGCGCAATAAacctcgagaaagagagtcgttCTCTACGCACTTTGGCTCTTTTTCGACTCGTCGCGCGACTTAATTACCGGCGAcgattttttatattacagAGTTCGCGGGGACAAAAGACCCGACGCGATTGACCAAGCTCGAGGGTGAAAGTCGCGGCGAGGGAACGCTTGGCTGAGCACAGATTCCGATTTGACTCGCGGATAACTTCCTCGTCTATGGGATACTTTTTTCGATTCGTTTCAAGTTCGACGGACTGCC is from Nasonia vitripennis strain AsymCx chromosome 1, Nvit_psr_1.1, whole genome shotgun sequence and encodes:
- the LOC103317815 gene encoding protein tilB homolog isoform X1 — translated: MPRITMELLRKRSEHNEGEISTLEELSLHQENIERIELLNQACRNLKILLLQYNLISKIENLNKLKQLEYLNLALNNIEVIENLEGLESLKKLDLTVNFIGDIRGVKCLRDNQHLEQLILSGNPCCEYEGYREYVIATLPQIRELDLQKIDRSERIKSLQCYAEAQGDVIRGYRKYATSRETQKVRYREREEKRGEGDEEGVRITEIRDDEEESEKNVDFHYPGGRKCDRGREILERPELPHAGGPSSHSQKSHGEKREKREQGRRAEKTRPEAVQSRGKTLQREPGEGTVPPRRRGRQGQRYLGSWTLQTLGHVASRRRRPAGLRQGDHQGQSPAAGPPLRSCSRQEPGPAERDHGQPPANDASNHEARQSLGASASQESQGEAKVCHQREGYSRSDEEGVPRDRPSQRRHRRAPQNRRQGTGQEFAGTKDPTRLTKLEGESRGEGTLG
- the LOC103317815 gene encoding protein tilB homolog isoform X2; the encoded protein is MPRITMELLRKRSEHNEGEISTLEELSLHQENIERIELLNQACRNLKILLLQYNLISKIENLNKLKQLEYLNLALNNIEVIENLEGLESLKKLDLTVNFIGDIRGVKCLRDNQHLEQLILSGNPCCEYEGYREYVIATLPQIRELDLQKIDRSERIKSLQCYAEAQGDVIRGYRKYATSRETQKVRYREREEKRGEGDEEGVRITEIRDDEEESEKNTSTTQAEESATEDAKFWSAPSYHTPEDRVAIAKKAMERSERNESKDDEPKKHVPKLFNPEGKPYNVNQAKVPFLLDDEDDRDNVILEVGLYKHLDTSLVDVDVRPDYVRVTIKGKVLQLVLPCEVAVDKSLAQRNVTTGNLLLTMPRITKLASLSVPAQAKRAKEKPKCAISVRATPEVTKREFLEIGPPKEDIDELLRIVGKEPAKVTKKKIVEDFVDDPNVPPLE
- the LOC103317815 gene encoding protein tilB homolog isoform X3; translated protein: MPRITMELLRKRSEHNEGEISTLEELSLHQENIERIELLNQACRNLKILLLQYNLISKIENLNKLKQLEYLNLALNNIEVIENLEGLESLKKLDLTVNFIGDIRGVKCLRDNQHLEQLILSGNPCCEYEGYREYVIATLPQIRELDLQKIDRSERIKSLQCYAEAQGDVIRGYRKYATSRETQKVRYREREEKRGEGDEEGVRITEIRDDEEESEKNTSTTQAEESATEDAKFWSAPSYHTPEDRVAIAKKAMERSERNESKDDEPKKHVPKLFNPEGKPYNVNQAKVPFLLDDEDDRDNVILEVGLYKHLDTSLVDVDVRPDYVRVTIKGKVLQLVLPCEVAVDKSLAQRNVTTGNLLLTMPRITKLASLSVPAQAKRAKEKPKCAISVRATPEVTKREFLEIGPPKEDIDELLRIVGKEPAKSSRGQKTRRD